Proteins encoded by one window of Lycium barbarum isolate Lr01 chromosome 11, ASM1917538v2, whole genome shotgun sequence:
- the LOC132617711 gene encoding PRA1 family protein G2-like, giving the protein MPSATIPISGNDVTPTYTTIPISGNDVINRSIQNLSTFLSRTRPWPEFLTVTNAVNIPSSFSDASIRIRRNFKYFSVNYAFVITACIAGSLIGSPVYLILTGLIFALWLILLFFREDPMVVLGHQISDLVVISGLVIVSVSVVWFTGILNNLMIGLGLGFLVALIHGGLRNTEGLFVDENEAVSTGLISNSERG; this is encoded by the coding sequence ATGCCATCAGCAACAATCCCCATTTCCGGAAATGACGTCACTCCAACCTACACAACCATCCCAATTTCCGGCAATGACGTCATTAACCGATCAATTCAAAATCTCTCCACTTTCCTTTCCCGTACTCGACCTTGGCCGGAATTTCTCACCGTCACAAACGCCGTTAACATTCCGTCATCTTTCTCCGATGCTTCAATTCGCATTCGCCGGAACTTTAAATACTTCTCCGTTAACTATGCTTTTGTTATCACTGCTTGTATAGCCGGTTCACTGATTGGATCGCCGGTTTATTTGATTTTAACCGGTTTGATTTTTGCGTTGTGGTTGATTCTATTGTTCTTTCGCGAGGATCCTATGGTTGTTTTAGGGCATCAAATTAGCGATCTGGTAGTGATTTCCGGTTTAGTTATTGTTTCTGTGAGTGTTGTTTGGTTTACTGGAATTTTGAACAATTTGATGATTGGATTAgggttagggtttttggtggctTTGATTCATGGAGGTTTGAGGAATACAGAAGGATTGTTTGTTGATGAAAATGAGGCTGTTTCTACTGGATTGATTTCAAATTCTGAAAGAGGATAG
- the LOC132617403 gene encoding PRA1 family protein G2-like, whose amino-acid sequence MPWDMSSSNQKNTSYTICMSILSIWQLVKYLNLLDKINKLLKPICISYNRMWLILLEDPMVVLGHQVSDLVVITGFVVVSVIAVWFTGILNKLMIGLRIGVLVSVIHGGLRNPEGLFVDEDDAVSTGLISNGERG is encoded by the coding sequence ATGCCATGGGACATGAGTTCATCCAACCAGAAAAACACTAGTTATACAATTTGCATGTCTATTCTGTCTATCTGGCAATTGGTTAAATACTTAAATTTGCTTGACAAGATCAATAAATTGCTGAAACCGATATGCATTTCATATAATCGCATGTGGTTGATTCTACTGGAGGACCCTATGGTTGTTCTAGGGCATCAAGTTAGTGATCTAGTTGTAATTACCGGTTTCGTGGTGGTTTCCGTGATTGCTGTTTGGTTCACGGGAATTTTAAACAAGTTGATGATTGGTTTACGGATTGGTGTTTTGGTTTCAGTGATTCATGGAGGTTTGAGGAATCCAGAAGGTTTGTTTGTGGACGAAGATGATGCCGTTTCTACTGGCTTGATTTCAAATGGTGAAAGAGGATAG